From the Lancefieldella sp. Marseille-Q7238 genome, one window contains:
- a CDS encoding transcriptional repressor, with amino-acid sequence MRYSRQREAIRSYVEGRHDHPTADSVYAAVREELPNISLGTVYRNLMQLVDAGELQVVNTGDSVSRFDPMTCEHAHFRCQKCGKVMDVKGPVLADLTALTKDSYGKINSYALCFTGICNDCLAHRSKSCGSND; translated from the coding sequence ATGAGGTACAGCAGGCAGCGAGAGGCTATTCGGTCATATGTGGAAGGTCGTCACGATCATCCGACTGCTGACAGCGTATATGCCGCAGTCCGAGAAGAGCTTCCAAACATTAGTCTTGGCACGGTGTATCGCAATCTCATGCAGCTTGTTGATGCTGGAGAGTTGCAAGTGGTCAATACCGGAGATAGTGTTTCTCGCTTTGATCCGATGACGTGCGAGCACGCGCACTTTCGGTGCCAAAAATGCGGCAAAGTCATGGATGTCAAAGGCCCTGTTCTTGCTGACTTGACAGCTCTTACAAAAGACTCATACGGCAAGATCAACTCATATGCGCTTTGCTTTACCGGTATCTGCAATGATTGCCTTGCTCATCGTTCCAAATCTTGTGGCAGTAATGACTAA